In one window of Janthinobacterium sp. 1_2014MBL_MicDiv DNA:
- a CDS encoding Bcr/CflA family efflux MFS transporter codes for MQQQSPLPAASLGLAASLALVAILGPAGIDMYLASMPAMARELHTSYANVQLSLTVFLLALGGGQLLCGPLTDMLGRRRPLLAGIAVYIVAAVWASQAEQLSTLLLARTLQGLGAALTLVVVMSMVRDVADGVKAAQLFALLMTIVGLAPVLAPAVGGLLDANYGWRAVMLALAALGAVTLLNSALFLPETLPPARRIAPRGMHRTYARIALDRAFLLPALALSASFFFLFAYIGGASLVYQRDFGLSAGSFGLVFGATGVAVLLGAMASGRLVGRHGMARLGVAGSAAMLGGAGLALLGAWAGFGIAAVVPGMFVALFGLGIAEAALMAMAMGSQQQALGSTAALLGAIQMSLSSLATPLAASLSEWGPVPWLLFLTVAGLLVSWLTLATARVHPARATGLAAH; via the coding sequence ATGCAGCAGCAATCCCCCCTCCCCGCCGCCAGTCTCGGGCTGGCGGCCTCGCTGGCCCTGGTGGCCATCCTCGGCCCGGCCGGCATCGACATGTACCTGGCCTCGATGCCGGCCATGGCGCGCGAACTGCACACCTCGTATGCGAACGTGCAGCTGAGCCTAACCGTCTTCCTGCTGGCGCTGGGCGGCGGCCAACTGCTGTGCGGCCCCCTGACGGACATGCTGGGCCGGCGCCGTCCACTGCTGGCAGGCATTGCCGTCTACATCGTGGCGGCCGTGTGGGCGTCGCAGGCGGAGCAGCTGTCCACCCTGCTGCTGGCGCGGACGCTGCAGGGCCTGGGCGCCGCGCTGACCCTGGTGGTGGTGATGAGCATGGTGCGCGACGTCGCCGACGGCGTCAAAGCGGCGCAACTGTTTGCCCTCCTGATGACCATCGTCGGCCTGGCGCCCGTGCTGGCGCCGGCCGTCGGCGGCTTGCTCGACGCGAATTACGGCTGGCGCGCGGTGATGCTGGCCCTGGCCGCCCTGGGCGCCGTGACCCTGCTCAATAGCGCGCTGTTCCTGCCGGAAACCCTGCCGCCGGCCAGGCGCATCGCGCCGCGCGGCATGCACCGCACGTATGCGCGCATCGCGCTGGACCGCGCCTTCCTGCTGCCCGCGCTGGCCCTATCCGCCAGCTTCTTCTTCCTCTTTGCGTACATCGGCGGCGCGTCGCTCGTCTACCAGCGCGATTTCGGCCTGTCCGCCGGCAGCTTCGGCCTCGTCTTCGGCGCCACGGGCGTGGCCGTGCTGCTGGGCGCGATGGCCAGCGGCCGCCTCGTGGGCCGCCACGGCATGGCGCGCCTCGGCGTGGCCGGCAGCGCCGCCATGCTGGGCGGCGCGGGACTGGCCCTGCTGGGTGCCTGGGCCGGCTTCGGCATCGCAGCCGTCGTGCCCGGCATGTTCGTGGCCCTGTTCGGCCTGGGCATCGCGGAAGCGGCGCTGATGGCCATGGCCATGGGCTCGCAGCAGCAGGCGCTCGGCTCCACGGCCGCGCTGCTGGGAGCCATCCAGATGAGCTTGTCGTCGCTGGCGACGCCGCTGGCGGCCAGCCTGTCCGAATGGGGGCCCGTGCCATGGCTGCTGTTCTTGACCGTGGCCGGCCTGCTGGTATCATGGCTGACCCTGGCAACTGCGCGCGTCCATCCGGCACGCGCCACCGGCCTGGCGGCGCACTGA
- a CDS encoding TetR/AcrR family transcriptional regulator has protein sequence MIKKRSASADKICAVAVGHFSEHGYDASSLSDIAEQAGMRKASLYSHFAGKDALFLDVFADALEEEHAFMQACFDDEANLSPLTPATGGQLAGALYCDRMAQRYAESAHLRFLLRTAYLPPATLRVQVGSGFEALLVQLLQYYVASLGRLAPALPAARIELYAQAYLGIVDSLHVELIYAGGAALQQRHAALWQILSDSLAMAARAA, from the coding sequence ATGATCAAGAAACGCTCGGCTTCCGCCGATAAAATCTGTGCCGTTGCCGTTGGGCATTTTTCCGAACATGGCTACGATGCCTCGTCCCTCAGCGACATCGCCGAGCAGGCCGGCATGCGCAAGGCGTCGCTGTACTCGCACTTCGCCGGCAAGGACGCCCTCTTCCTCGATGTTTTCGCCGACGCGCTGGAAGAGGAGCACGCGTTCATGCAAGCCTGCTTCGACGACGAGGCAAACCTGAGTCCGCTAACGCCGGCCACGGGCGGCCAGCTGGCCGGCGCCCTGTATTGCGACCGCATGGCGCAGCGCTACGCGGAGTCGGCCCACCTGCGCTTCCTGCTGCGCACGGCCTACCTGCCGCCCGCCACCTTGCGCGTGCAGGTCGGCAGCGGCTTCGAGGCGCTGCTGGTGCAGCTGCTCCAGTATTACGTCGCCAGCCTGGGCCGCCTGGCGCCGGCATTGCCTGCCGCGCGCATCGAGCTGTATGCGCAAGCCTACCTGGGCATCGTCGACAGCCTGCACGTGGAGCTGATCTACGCAGGCGGCGCCGCCCTGCAGCAGCGCCACGCGGCCCTGTGGCAGATCCTGTCCGACTCGCTGGCGATGGCGGCGCGGGCGGCCTGA